The Paenibacillus sp. YPG26 genome includes a window with the following:
- a CDS encoding acyltransferase family protein — protein sequence MMKHYINCLKVFLAMLVVWFHTSSGYGGAGGWYFIEPSNDEMSMSVLTLLNAIIQSFFMGLFFFISAYFSPKSYDRKGFYQFLKDRVPRLLLPALFYFFILNPLCVNMVRETKYTESLGFYNMWFIMALLYFTIIYALIRKAGLAKSVKAHFPGVKGLLVFILIMGTLNFATRLIFPTNIMYVHDFSLGYFPQYIVLFIAGIAAYRNGWLEQFNERVVNIYFRVSLVSIITLPVVFLLVGPDRVGKFYGGFTLESIYYSFWEPFTYVGIIMKLLVVFRKRLNRDSPVLGLLNRSSYSIYIIQAPFIIALQLALAGLEINIIIKVILVSLLAFMLSWGVSLLLLRIPRLNNIL from the coding sequence ATGATGAAACACTACATAAACTGCCTGAAGGTCTTCTTGGCGATGCTGGTTGTATGGTTTCATACTTCAAGCGGATATGGGGGTGCGGGTGGCTGGTATTTTATTGAGCCTTCTAATGATGAGATGTCCATGTCTGTCCTGACCCTGCTTAACGCCATTATACAGAGCTTTTTTATGGGCTTGTTCTTTTTCATATCGGCTTACTTCTCGCCTAAATCCTATGACCGCAAAGGGTTCTATCAATTTCTTAAGGACCGCGTACCGAGGCTGTTACTGCCCGCGCTCTTTTACTTCTTCATATTGAACCCTCTATGCGTCAACATGGTTAGGGAGACCAAGTACACGGAATCTCTCGGATTCTATAATATGTGGTTTATTATGGCACTTCTGTACTTCACGATCATCTATGCCTTAATCCGGAAAGCAGGCTTGGCGAAGTCAGTGAAAGCCCATTTTCCCGGGGTAAAGGGATTACTTGTATTTATTCTTATTATGGGAACCTTGAATTTTGCAACACGGCTCATCTTCCCAACCAACATCATGTATGTTCATGACTTCTCGCTGGGATATTTCCCGCAATATATTGTGCTGTTCATAGCTGGAATTGCTGCTTATCGCAACGGCTGGCTGGAGCAGTTCAATGAACGTGTGGTTAACATTTATTTCAGGGTATCGTTGGTCTCCATCATCACGCTGCCGGTTGTCTTTCTGCTGGTAGGACCTGACCGCGTCGGGAAGTTCTATGGCGGGTTCACCCTGGAATCTATCTATTATTCATTCTGGGAGCCTTTCACCTATGTAGGGATCATCATGAAGCTGTTAGTTGTCTTCCGGAAGAGACTTAACCGGGATTCCCCTGTTCTGGGGCTTCTTAACCGCTCAAGCTACTCCATTTATATTATTCAAGCACCTTTCATCATTGCTCTGCAGCTGGCGCTTGCGGGGCTGGAGATCAACATCATCATTAAGGTGATCCTAGTCTCCCTGCTGGCTTTTATGCTTTCCTGGGGGGTAAGCCTGCTTCTCCTTCGCATTCCTAGACTCAATAATATACTATAA
- a CDS encoding methyltransferase domain-containing protein, with protein MINKLKLAMRMGWFMLSGKHANSSKDYDKASGDYDSFFSSTMGRHSLDLLRKMNIEPGHDVLELACGTGFITSEIARILNGQGSITTVDQSEGMLQVAREKLLPFETLKINLQQSDMMGFLKGVPDNSFDIVVCGWAICYTNPAQFMKEVHRVLKPSGQVGIIETREDSEEVLMKAFEKVISENPSYLQRYIRVELPSNDNVLKKWFVKGNLRTVDSWQGEQILPCSNSKEAIEWVLRSGAAAGFIDVIDRDRESEILSRIEKQIDQIINEERKLRLSHTYVAGIALKETS; from the coding sequence ATGATCAACAAACTAAAATTGGCTATGCGTATGGGTTGGTTCATGCTGTCCGGCAAGCACGCTAACAGTTCCAAAGACTACGACAAGGCAAGCGGAGATTATGATTCCTTCTTCTCAAGCACCATGGGACGACATTCACTGGATCTGCTCCGCAAGATGAACATCGAACCTGGACATGATGTCCTGGAACTCGCCTGTGGCACAGGATTTATTACGTCTGAAATTGCCCGGATCCTGAACGGCCAAGGCTCGATTACAACCGTTGACCAGTCTGAAGGCATGCTGCAAGTTGCCCGAGAGAAGTTGTTACCCTTCGAGACGCTCAAAATCAATCTGCAGCAGAGCGACATGATGGGCTTCTTGAAAGGAGTCCCTGACAACAGCTTCGACATTGTGGTATGCGGGTGGGCGATCTGCTATACAAATCCGGCCCAATTCATGAAGGAAGTTCACCGGGTTCTGAAGCCATCCGGTCAAGTGGGAATCATTGAAACCCGGGAAGATTCAGAGGAAGTGTTAATGAAGGCATTCGAGAAGGTGATCAGCGAGAATCCGTCCTACCTCCAGAGGTATATCCGGGTAGAGCTGCCTTCTAACGATAATGTGTTGAAGAAGTGGTTTGTTAAGGGCAATCTGCGGACCGTTGATTCCTGGCAGGGAGAACAGATACTGCCATGCTCGAACTCCAAAGAAGCCATCGAGTGGGTACTGCGTTCAGGTGCCGCGGCCGGCTTCATTGATGTTATTGACCGCGACCGGGAGAGTGAGATTCTGTCACGGATCGAGAAGCAGATTGACCAGATCATTAACGAAGAGCGCAAATTACGCTTAAGTCACACTTACGTTGCGGGCATAGCCCTAAAGGAAACTTCTTAA
- a CDS encoding pyridoxal phosphate-dependent aminotransferase family protein, whose translation MDVFQKCLDWDFVKNLRANQSYPYFQALHEKNGTFIATEEHEMIMLGSNDYLGLSNNPRVMLAAHEATTRFGTSSSGSRFLNGTLALHNELEQRLARFLNKEKAIVFSTGYQTNLGSISALLGRNDVAIIDRGVHASIIDGIKLGVGKMVRFRHNDMEDLEAKLQAVPEQAGKLIIVDGVFSMEGDMANLKDIVYLKNKYSARLLVDDAHGIGVLGEQGRGTCEHFGVEDETDLIAGTFSKSFGSLGGFIAGNEDVIDYIQHKARSMIFSASMTPASVAAALTSLDIMETEQVWRSNLLTNMNKFSGALRGMGFDIGESNTPIIPILIGDTVTTFKFWSLLQQNGIYTNPIISPAVQEGNELIRTSVMATHTDEQLSHAINVFEQIGRSLDIIQPILVDK comes from the coding sequence ATGGATGTGTTTCAGAAATGCCTGGATTGGGATTTTGTCAAAAATTTGCGCGCAAATCAGAGCTATCCTTACTTTCAAGCGTTGCACGAGAAGAATGGCACGTTCATCGCTACAGAGGAACATGAGATGATCATGCTGGGCTCCAATGATTACCTGGGACTCTCCAATAATCCTAGAGTCATGTTGGCTGCTCACGAAGCAACTACCAGATTTGGAACCTCCTCTTCAGGCTCAAGGTTCTTAAATGGTACTTTGGCCCTGCATAATGAACTGGAGCAGCGGCTTGCCCGTTTCCTTAACAAGGAGAAGGCCATTGTGTTCTCAACTGGGTACCAGACAAATCTGGGCTCGATCTCCGCATTGCTGGGCAGGAACGATGTGGCCATCATTGACCGCGGTGTTCATGCCTCCATTATTGATGGAATCAAGTTAGGCGTGGGCAAGATGGTTCGCTTCAGGCACAATGACATGGAAGACCTGGAAGCCAAGCTGCAGGCCGTTCCCGAACAAGCAGGCAAGCTTATTATCGTAGATGGCGTGTTCAGTATGGAAGGCGATATGGCGAACCTGAAAGATATCGTATATCTCAAAAATAAGTATAGTGCCCGTCTGCTGGTTGATGACGCCCATGGCATTGGTGTGCTAGGCGAGCAAGGCCGCGGTACATGTGAGCATTTCGGCGTAGAAGATGAGACAGATCTTATTGCCGGCACTTTTAGTAAGTCTTTTGGCAGTCTGGGTGGATTCATTGCCGGTAATGAGGACGTAATTGATTATATTCAGCACAAGGCCAGAAGTATGATTTTTAGTGCCAGTATGACACCTGCAAGTGTTGCTGCAGCCCTAACGTCCTTGGATATTATGGAGACCGAGCAGGTATGGCGCTCCAATCTGTTAACGAACATGAACAAGTTCAGCGGGGCTCTTAGAGGCATGGGCTTCGATATCGGTGAGAGCAACACCCCTATTATTCCGATATTAATCGGAGATACGGTAACCACATTCAAGTTCTGGAGCTTGCTGCAGCAGAACGGAATTTATACCAATCCCATTATTTCACCTGCTGTTCAAGAGGGTAATGAATTAATCCGCACATCGGTCATGGCCACTCATACTGATGAACAACTGAGCCATGCGATCAATGTATTTGAGCAAATCGGAAGAAGCCTGGACATCATTCAACCTATATTAGTGGATAAATAA
- a CDS encoding multidrug efflux SMR transporter, producing MHWIYLLLAILFEVAGTISMKLSAGFTKWQPSALLVIFYICSLVFLTLTLKSIQVSVAYAIWSGMGIVIITLVGFFYFSENVNIAKAVSIVLIIVGVITLNLTSEHPEQQPAAASQSNK from the coding sequence CTGCATTGGATTTATTTGCTGCTAGCCATTCTTTTCGAGGTGGCCGGGACAATCAGCATGAAGCTATCTGCCGGGTTCACCAAATGGCAGCCTAGCGCACTCCTTGTCATATTCTATATCTGCAGTCTGGTATTCCTGACATTGACGCTGAAGTCGATTCAGGTATCGGTGGCCTATGCGATCTGGTCGGGTATGGGCATTGTTATTATTACGCTGGTTGGCTTCTTCTACTTCTCGGAGAATGTCAATATAGCGAAGGCGGTATCCATCGTTCTTATCATTGTTGGCGTCATTACCCTCAACCTGACATCAGAACATCCTGAGCAGCAGCCAGCAGCAGCAAGCCAGTCAAATAAATAA
- a CDS encoding TetR/AcrR family transcriptional regulator yields the protein MKQRIIDATISLIQRKGFNFTISDLARQLSISKRTIYDNFSSKDDIIEEVITQLIGKIRTRERQIAEDNQLNEFQKIKHILICVPEEFAIMDSNMLVELKQYHFNQWRTLDTFLKDEWSVVRDLLNKGIEKGIIKNIHPLLFTELYLGAINQIYDVSSPLRNLLTMGEILNSVVDVLLEGIVVPNMDGA from the coding sequence TTGAAACAAAGAATCATTGATGCAACCATCTCTTTAATTCAACGTAAGGGCTTTAACTTTACTATTAGTGATCTGGCCAGACAGCTCTCAATCAGCAAACGTACGATTTACGACAACTTCTCTTCCAAAGATGACATTATCGAGGAGGTCATTACCCAGCTCATTGGCAAGATCCGAACCAGGGAACGACAGATCGCAGAAGATAACCAGCTTAATGAATTCCAGAAAATCAAGCATATCCTCATCTGCGTGCCTGAGGAGTTCGCCATTATGGACTCCAACATGCTGGTGGAGCTTAAGCAGTACCATTTCAACCAATGGAGGACACTTGATACCTTCCTGAAGGATGAGTGGAGTGTCGTCCGGGATCTGCTGAATAAGGGTATCGAGAAAGGAATCATCAAGAACATTCATCCTCTCTTGTTCACTGAGCTGTACTTGGGGGCAATCAATCAGATTTATGATGTCTCTTCTCCCTTGAGGAATTTATTAACCATGGGCGAAATTCTTAATTCGGTTGTAGATGTTCTACTGGAAGGCATTGTGGTGCCAAATATGGATGGAGCGTGA
- a CDS encoding glycoside hydrolase family 65 protein: MKQYLKVDEWSIIEESFDPINHEISESIFSIGNGFMGQRANFEEQYSGPSLQGSYMAGVYYPDKTRVGWWKNGYPEYFAKVLNSTNWIGIDVYVGGTAVDLAKCKVTEFRRELNMKEGLLIRSAVAEMEDGKQIKIESTRFVSITRHEIGAIRYAVTPLNFSAPIRLTVYLDGDVKNKDSNYEEKFWNEVSKEVSAGSANLTLKTKKLDFHVTSVMTYDVFKNGEQLELTPSNVEKDKYVGNDITIQAEQNEEIVVYKYVANVTSRNHGLGQLVEAGSKALEAARTAGFDVLLAEQVAGWADKWKESDIIIEGDESAQQAIRFNIFQLNQTYSGEDDRLNIGPKGFTGEKYGGSTYWDTEAYCVPFYLSTADSSIARNLLIYRYKHLEKAKENARNLGFTKGALYPMVTMNGEECHNEWEITFEEIHRNGAIAYAIYNYVNYTGDKSYLGQYGLEVLAEISRFWEERVNYAPRKDQYVMLGVTGPNEYENNVNNNWYTNRIAVWTLEYTLEVLDYLKENEPSRYNELVETLKLKPEETAKWKDIIAKMYYPEDEELGIFLQQDGFLDKEIIQVKDLKPENLPINQKWSWDRILRSCFIKQGDVIQGLYFLSHKYDLETKKRNFDFYEPLTVHESSLSPCLHSILACELGYQEKAYEMYLRTARLDLDNYNNDTEDGCHTTSMAGTWMSVVHGFGGLRVENDELVLKPFIPGHWKSFSFKVMFRGSRLKVSVSDKDITVSNETETPAAIRIFDRDYTVSPLGMIQVDNTVVNA, encoded by the coding sequence GTGAAACAGTATCTGAAAGTTGACGAGTGGTCTATTATCGAGGAAAGCTTCGATCCTATCAATCATGAAATTTCAGAAAGTATCTTTAGCATCGGAAATGGATTCATGGGACAACGTGCCAACTTTGAAGAGCAATACAGCGGTCCTTCTCTTCAGGGCAGCTACATGGCTGGCGTCTATTATCCGGACAAAACCCGTGTAGGCTGGTGGAAGAACGGATATCCGGAGTATTTTGCCAAAGTTCTGAACTCCACCAACTGGATCGGGATTGATGTCTATGTGGGTGGTACCGCTGTTGACCTCGCGAAATGCAAGGTAACTGAGTTCCGCCGCGAACTCAACATGAAAGAGGGTCTTCTGATCCGCAGCGCTGTTGCCGAGATGGAAGATGGCAAGCAGATCAAGATCGAGTCCACCCGCTTCGTCAGCATCACCCGTCATGAGATCGGTGCGATCCGTTATGCGGTAACTCCACTGAACTTCTCGGCTCCTATCCGCCTGACTGTCTACCTGGACGGCGATGTGAAGAACAAGGATTCCAACTATGAAGAGAAGTTCTGGAACGAAGTAAGCAAGGAAGTGTCCGCGGGTTCCGCGAACCTGACACTGAAGACGAAGAAGCTGGACTTCCATGTGACTTCTGTCATGACTTACGATGTATTCAAGAATGGCGAGCAGCTGGAACTTACCCCTTCTAACGTTGAGAAGGATAAATACGTCGGCAATGATATTACTATTCAAGCAGAACAGAACGAAGAAATCGTTGTCTATAAATACGTGGCTAACGTAACATCCCGCAACCACGGCTTGGGTCAATTGGTTGAAGCTGGTTCCAAAGCGCTTGAAGCTGCCAGAACTGCAGGCTTTGACGTTCTGCTTGCGGAGCAGGTTGCAGGCTGGGCTGACAAATGGAAAGAAAGTGACATCATTATCGAAGGTGATGAGTCTGCACAGCAGGCGATTCGCTTTAACATTTTCCAATTGAATCAGACTTACAGCGGCGAAGACGATCGCCTCAACATTGGACCGAAAGGCTTCACAGGTGAGAAATACGGCGGCAGCACGTACTGGGATACCGAAGCTTACTGCGTACCGTTCTACCTGAGCACAGCGGATTCCTCCATCGCACGGAACCTGCTTATCTACCGTTATAAGCACCTGGAGAAGGCTAAGGAGAATGCCCGCAATCTCGGCTTCACCAAAGGCGCCCTCTATCCAATGGTAACTATGAACGGTGAAGAGTGTCACAACGAGTGGGAGATCACTTTTGAAGAGATCCACCGTAATGGCGCGATTGCTTACGCGATCTATAACTATGTTAATTATACAGGTGATAAATCATATCTCGGTCAATATGGCCTTGAGGTTCTCGCTGAAATCTCCCGCTTCTGGGAAGAGCGCGTGAACTATGCTCCACGCAAGGATCAATACGTGATGCTCGGCGTAACTGGCCCTAACGAATATGAGAACAACGTCAACAACAACTGGTACACGAACCGTATCGCTGTATGGACACTGGAATATACGCTTGAGGTATTGGATTACCTGAAGGAGAACGAGCCGTCCCGTTACAACGAGCTGGTTGAGACTCTTAAGCTTAAGCCGGAAGAGACAGCGAAATGGAAAGATATTATCGCCAAAATGTACTACCCTGAGGACGAGGAGCTTGGAATCTTCCTGCAGCAGGACGGCTTCCTGGACAAGGAGATTATCCAGGTTAAAGATCTGAAGCCAGAGAACCTGCCAATCAACCAGAAATGGTCTTGGGACCGTATCCTTCGCTCTTGCTTCATCAAGCAAGGTGATGTGATTCAAGGTCTGTACTTCCTTAGCCACAAATATGATCTGGAGACCAAGAAACGCAACTTCGACTTCTACGAGCCGTTAACCGTTCATGAGTCCTCCCTGTCTCCGTGCCTCCACTCCATCCTGGCTTGTGAGCTTGGATATCAGGAGAAGGCTTACGAGATGTACCTGCGTACAGCAAGACTGGATCTCGATAACTACAACAATGACACCGAAGACGGCTGCCACACTACAAGTATGGCGGGAACCTGGATGTCTGTCGTTCACGGCTTCGGCGGCCTTCGTGTAGAGAATGATGAGCTTGTATTGAAACCGTTCATCCCAGGTCATTGGAAATCATTCTCGTTCAAAGTTATGTTCCGCGGCTCCCGTCTGAAAGTCAGCGTGTCTGACAAGGACATCACGGTGTCCAACGAGACTGAGACGCCAGCAGCAATCCGCATCTTCGATCGTGACTACACCGTTAGCCCGCTTGGTATGATCCAAGTAGATAACACTGTCGTGAATGCCTAA
- the pgmB gene encoding beta-phosphoglucomutase, translating into MASIQACLFDLDGVLVDTAKYHYLAWKRLAEELGFVFTEQDNERLKGVSRTASLEILLEIGGIKLDDAAKQELAERKNNWYVESITSMDETEILPGALEFLKECRANGLKVALGSASKNAMLILNNTGLTPYFDAIIDGTKTAAAKPDPEVFVLGAKEVGIPAEHCVVFEDAEAGVEAAVRAGMRSVGIGSPDTLSRANLVIPSLQQMSVSRLTEL; encoded by the coding sequence ATGGCATCTATTCAAGCTTGTTTATTCGACCTCGATGGTGTCCTAGTCGACACTGCCAAGTATCACTACCTGGCTTGGAAACGTCTAGCTGAAGAGCTCGGGTTTGTATTTACGGAACAAGACAATGAGCGTCTTAAAGGGGTATCCCGAACTGCATCTTTGGAGATTCTACTGGAAATTGGCGGGATTAAGCTCGATGACGCTGCCAAGCAGGAGCTCGCAGAACGCAAAAACAACTGGTATGTGGAGTCCATCACAAGCATGGACGAGACCGAGATTCTTCCGGGAGCCCTCGAATTCCTGAAGGAATGCCGTGCTAACGGGCTGAAGGTAGCTCTGGGCTCAGCCAGTAAGAACGCCATGCTGATTCTGAACAATACGGGCCTGACCCCTTACTTTGATGCTATCATTGATGGTACCAAGACAGCTGCGGCCAAGCCGGACCCCGAGGTGTTCGTACTTGGAGCCAAAGAGGTTGGAATTCCTGCCGAGCACTGTGTTGTGTTCGAAGATGCGGAAGCAGGTGTTGAAGCGGCGGTACGCGCAGGAATGCGCAGTGTAGGTATTGGAAGTCCGGATACCTTAAGCCGTGCCAATCTGGTTATTCCTTCACTTCAGCAAATGTCTGTAAGCCGGTTGACAGAACTATAA
- a CDS encoding LacI family DNA-binding transcriptional regulator, with protein sequence MAVTIKDVAKKAGVSPSTVSRVLSNHPRISTQTSTKVKEIMEQLGYHPNIMAKSLVSKTTESICIILPKPAEELFSNLFFMELIRGIVTQANRSGYDVLLSSGANEKEEVEAVARLLKGRRVDGAILLYSRNDDPVIEFLHENKYPFVIVGRSNDHPDALSVDTDNVQAAYDATKHLISMGHERIGFVSGPPNLTVSQDRMKGYQKALVDAGLEMRPEWIVEGEFLQDSGYRAMSFIMSLPNRPTALVVVDDMVSFGVLRGLHELNFKVPDDICLVSFNNITLSELSTPPISSIDIGIYHLGYTASQMLIQNIQNGEDTNYQTRQIIPHRLMIRESSMLSLPKR encoded by the coding sequence ATGGCTGTAACCATCAAGGATGTTGCCAAGAAGGCCGGAGTTTCACCCTCCACCGTGTCCCGGGTATTATCCAATCACCCCCGAATCAGTACACAAACCTCCACTAAAGTAAAAGAGATTATGGAGCAGCTCGGTTATCACCCGAACATTATGGCCAAGAGCCTGGTGTCGAAGACAACCGAAAGCATCTGCATTATTCTGCCAAAGCCGGCAGAGGAGCTGTTCTCCAACCTGTTCTTTATGGAGCTGATTCGCGGTATTGTCACTCAAGCTAACCGTTCCGGATATGATGTGCTGCTCAGTTCAGGTGCGAACGAGAAGGAAGAAGTCGAAGCTGTAGCCCGGCTCTTGAAGGGCCGCCGCGTAGATGGAGCCATTCTCCTGTATTCCCGTAATGATGATCCGGTCATTGAATTTCTGCATGAGAACAAATATCCATTTGTCATCGTCGGCAGAAGCAACGACCATCCGGATGCCTTGTCGGTAGATACCGACAACGTTCAAGCCGCTTATGATGCAACCAAGCATCTGATCTCTATGGGCCATGAACGCATCGGCTTCGTAAGCGGTCCGCCGAATCTGACGGTCTCTCAAGACCGGATGAAGGGTTATCAGAAGGCACTGGTCGACGCCGGCCTCGAGATGCGCCCCGAGTGGATTGTTGAAGGTGAGTTCCTGCAAGACAGCGGCTACAGAGCCATGTCTTTCATTATGAGCCTTCCGAACCGCCCGACCGCTCTTGTCGTTGTCGATGATATGGTGTCATTCGGGGTTCTGAGGGGTCTGCATGAGCTTAATTTCAAAGTACCTGATGATATATGTCTAGTCAGCTTTAACAACATTACGTTATCAGAGCTGTCCACACCGCCAATCAGCAGTATTGACATTGGTATCTATCATCTGGGCTACACCGCATCCCAAATGCTGATTCAGAACATTCAGAACGGTGAAGATACCAATTACCAGACTCGTCAGATTATTCCGCATCGCTTGATGATACGGGAGTCTTCTATGCTGTCACTACCGAAAAGGTGA
- the pulA gene encoding type I pullulanase: MEWSMDTEQPGTRTRYTYTIHYFRYGQQLAGWNMWIWYEYQEGRSYAFQAVDGEGFAVATIELPVPRIEIITRWSTQDNDWADQEMVRGVVVPEGDHEVHVWLVQDDKTVYYDPAKADVSPKFRSVLADASDTLIAVTSEYIMNEDVETIRLIDVAAQKTIPVSAVRTGDCELTIKLANTEPLDVTSVYMLGSRHFSAAKITMRRILDQPEFLYKGQALGVTYTAGESLFKVWAPTAAKVSLLLYEDAGAYSTEGMVTDHNDMRSKVPMERASCGVWSAVVSGNLAGQCYMYLLEFADGTSHTAIDPYARAVTANGQRAVVIDLAASNPPGWTSMKRPVLRQPPDAVIYELHVRDFSVDEDSGLVHKGKFKAFTELGTLTSDGLKSGVEHLGELGVTHVQLLPCSDYATVNELPAAGGNGARQEYNWGYDPQNYNVPEGSYALDPCDPVSRIREFKELVQALHDQGIGVVLDVVYNHTFSTDDGPFDRIVPGYYYRTTNTGRYTNASGVGNELASERPMVRKYILDSVRYWAEEFCIDGFRFDLMGLIDIDTMDEVTRMLRGMNPHILIYGEPWDMAGTTLPQEKKTLKGSQRSRGFGVFNDHLRIAIKGDSDGAHPGFATGAPGREGDIAAGVKGSIDTFTDSPAETINYVTAHDNYILWDKVIAARGLSHDRGMLDMRDGALHGGGSIEAAVNQAEPYKGLGEGTAVLHHELVRRTILANAIILTSQGIPMLHAGDEMLRTKYGDHNSYKSPDVINKIRWRNKMRFSHVFAYYKGLIKLRRTHPAFRMSTREAVTAHLQILRAEGNVVSFLIDGHACEDTWNRIVVIYNANEEAHDVSLPPNSGNWHIVVNDTAAGTSVLEQVEGTVGRVRVPLISVMVMYDTEN, encoded by the coding sequence GTGGAATGGAGTATGGATACAGAGCAGCCGGGAACAAGAACGAGATATACGTATACAATTCACTATTTCCGCTACGGTCAGCAGCTGGCAGGGTGGAATATGTGGATATGGTATGAATATCAGGAAGGCCGCAGCTATGCATTCCAGGCTGTGGACGGAGAAGGATTCGCTGTAGCGACAATTGAGCTTCCCGTACCCCGGATCGAGATCATTACGAGATGGAGCACGCAAGATAACGATTGGGCGGACCAGGAGATGGTGAGAGGGGTTGTTGTACCAGAAGGTGATCATGAGGTTCATGTCTGGTTGGTTCAAGATGACAAAACAGTGTACTACGATCCTGCCAAAGCCGATGTGTCTCCTAAATTCCGATCTGTTCTTGCCGATGCATCAGACACGTTAATCGCTGTAACAAGCGAATATATTATGAATGAAGATGTGGAGACGATTCGTCTAATCGATGTGGCGGCGCAGAAGACTATACCTGTATCCGCAGTGAGGACAGGAGACTGTGAGCTTACGATCAAGCTTGCGAATACGGAACCATTGGACGTGACAAGCGTGTATATGCTGGGGAGCAGGCATTTCTCGGCAGCCAAGATCACGATGCGCCGTATTCTGGATCAGCCTGAATTCTTGTACAAGGGTCAGGCCCTGGGAGTTACTTACACTGCTGGCGAAAGCCTATTCAAGGTCTGGGCGCCGACGGCGGCCAAGGTAAGTCTCTTATTGTATGAAGATGCCGGAGCTTATAGTACAGAAGGAATGGTCACTGATCATAATGACATGCGCAGCAAAGTACCCATGGAGCGGGCTTCCTGCGGAGTATGGTCAGCCGTAGTTAGCGGCAATTTGGCGGGTCAGTGTTATATGTATCTGTTGGAATTTGCAGATGGAACCTCTCATACTGCCATCGATCCTTATGCCCGGGCCGTCACGGCCAATGGCCAGAGAGCGGTGGTCATTGATCTGGCTGCTTCGAATCCGCCGGGATGGACTTCCATGAAGAGGCCGGTGCTGCGGCAGCCCCCAGATGCGGTGATTTATGAGCTTCATGTTCGTGATTTCTCGGTTGACGAGGACTCAGGCCTGGTGCATAAAGGGAAATTCAAGGCTTTTACCGAGCTTGGCACTCTGACCTCAGATGGACTAAAGAGCGGCGTGGAGCATCTGGGAGAGCTTGGCGTCACCCATGTACAGCTGCTGCCCTGCAGCGATTATGCCACGGTGAATGAGCTGCCTGCCGCGGGCGGGAATGGGGCGAGGCAGGAGTACAACTGGGGATACGATCCGCAGAATTATAACGTCCCCGAAGGGTCTTATGCCCTGGACCCATGTGATCCTGTGAGCCGTATCCGGGAGTTCAAGGAGCTGGTGCAGGCGCTTCACGATCAGGGAATCGGAGTTGTGCTTGATGTGGTGTATAACCATACGTTCTCTACGGATGATGGACCATTTGACAGGATTGTCCCCGGATATTACTACCGGACAACGAATACGGGAAGGTACACCAATGCTAGCGGTGTGGGGAATGAGCTTGCTTCCGAACGCCCCATGGTCAGAAAATATATATTGGATTCCGTTCGATACTGGGCGGAGGAATTCTGCATCGATGGCTTCCGCTTTGATCTGATGGGCTTGATTGACATCGACACGATGGACGAAGTGACCCGGATGCTGCGCGGGATGAACCCGCATATTCTGATCTACGGCGAGCCCTGGGATATGGCAGGCACGACCCTGCCGCAGGAGAAGAAGACCTTGAAGGGTTCCCAGCGGAGCCGGGGGTTCGGCGTATTTAACGATCACCTCCGGATTGCCATTAAAGGGGATAGCGACGGGGCACATCCAGGGTTTGCAACGGGCGCGCCGGGGAGAGAGGGAGACATTGCCGCCGGGGTAAAAGGATCAATCGATACGTTCACCGACTCCCCTGCCGAGACCATCAATTACGTAACTGCCCATGATAATTATATACTCTGGGATAAAGTCATCGCAGCACGGGGACTCTCACATGATAGGGGCATGCTGGATATGCGGGATGGTGCGCTTCACGGCGGCGGTTCCATCGAAGCTGCTGTGAACCAGGCAGAGCCCTACAAAGGATTAGGAGAGGGAACGGCTGTGCTGCATCACGAGTTGGTACGGCGTACAATACTTGCCAATGCCATTATACTAACCTCGCAGGGCATTCCGATGCTTCACGCCGGGGATGAAATGCTCAGAACCAAGTACGGGGACCATAACAGCTACAAGAGCCCGGATGTCATTAATAAGATCCGCTGGCGGAACAAGATGAGGTTCAGCCATGTTTTTGCTTATTATAAAGGACTTATCAAGCTGCGCAGGACTCACCCCGCCTTCCGAATGAGCACCAGGGAGGCCGTGACAGCACATCTGCAGATCCTGCGTGCGGAAGGGAACGTGGTTTCATTTCTGATCGACGGTCATGCCTGCGAGGATACCTGGAATCGTATTGTCGTGATCTATAACGCGAATGAGGAAGCCCATGACGTAAGTCTGCCCCCGAATTCCGGGAACTGGCATATCGTTGTTAACGATACCGCTGCCGGGACGTCCGTCCTTGAACAGGTGGAGGGAACAGTGGGAAGAGTCCGGGTTCCGCTGATTTCGGTCATGGTGATGTATGACACGGAGAACTAA